AATccatattaatttaatttttgtgaaattgaCCACCTGTCTCCAGCGAAGCAATTAGAAAAGTTAGTCTCATGTTAATGTACATACATACATTACTTAGAATTACAAAatcattatttgtttaaagGATTCTTTTAATCCATagtatctaatttaaaatatgtgATCAATGAAAGGGAAAACCATAAATAACAcgaatgaaaaaattaagatgcatttttttcttttttttcttttttttttgtatttgatgGGGAGAGGGGGTATTTAGATAATATTAACTCCTTAATAGTTTTTCATAGCAAAATAAATGGTACATCTTCCATTCACTTACTTTACAAATGTACTTTTCTTGTTTTAGATGGCATTATCTGAATCCCAAATACCACCTGATGCCCAGCATTATTTGGTGTGTGGCACTGAAGACTGCGAGAAATCTTGCCAGTTTTACTGCAATAACTGTCACCAAcaaatgtgtgaacaatgcagAAATGATCATCAGAAGAATAAGAAAACCAAGAACCACGAAGTGGTCCCTTATAAACAACGCAAGCGGCAACATCCTGTAGAAAAATGCAAGATTCACTCCACAAAAGACATAGATCTTCTCTGCGAGGAATGCCAAATTCCCCTCTGTTACAAATGCGCAACCACAAAAGAACATCGCGGTCATGCGTTTACCGATCTTGAGATGGTCTTTGATGAAAAGGTTTCACAATGTCAAGAAGAAATTGCCAAAATTCGAAATCATTTGGATCCTACTTCTCAAGACTTGAAGAAGGAAATTGCTGGCGATGTCACAGAAATAAAGAAGATTATGGAGGGTTTAAGAAGATCCATGAAGGCTGAAGCTGAGTCTTTGAAAAATCTGGTAGACACGGTCACATCAGATAACATAGAACAAGTCAACAAAATAGAACAGTCaatattagaaacattaaatggACAAAGCCTAGAAATTGAAGCCTACATGAATTATCTCAatgatttaatcaaaacattttatggCTACCTATCTCCTTCAAACATAGAACAATTAACATTTGCTCTCAAATCAAAAAACGTTATCATACGACCCATACCAGAGACATCCAAACCGGTCACACCAGTATTTACTGCTGGTCAATACAGCAAGGAAGATGTCGCAATGCTACTGGGTAGAATCCAGGTTCCCAATACTAAACCAGAGCACAGGAagataaaaaccattgagactGCCTCTATACTATTGAAACATACAGTAAAACAGAGGGAGTCTGACGTTAAACCAACACTGTCCATGTCTTCCTCTGTCACCAAGGTCAGGGAGTACAAAGTACCAGGTGTTGATCGGGTATGTCACGTATCACTTGGTAAATCAGGCAGACTCTGGGCCAGTGGTGTAGATGGTAAACTTGTCCAAACAGATCTACAGGGGAATCAGCTACAGAAGATAGAAACCAGTGGTAACGATAGAGGCTACCACACAGTCACACAGGACGAGGATCTCATCTATACAGACAGAGACAAAAAAGTCATCAATAGGATAACACCGGATAATACAAtcactgaattcattaaaacaggaGACTGGAAACCACTCAGTATACACTCCTCCCACATCAATGGAGACATACTGGTGGGGATGCACATAGCTTTAAGAGGTAAAGTCACCAGGTACAACAAGACAGGGAAAGAAATACAGAACGTAGAAAGGAACAACAAAGGACAAGAACTGTATAGTTATCCACGctacatcacagaaaacattAATGGTGATATCTGTACATCAGATTCACTCCAATGTGCTGTAGTGGTAGTGAATAAATCAGGAAAACAcaggttctcctacacaggTCAGGGGCCCATGTTTTCTCCCCGAGGAGTGTGTACTGATCTCCTGGggcacatcctggtgtgtgattaTTACAGTGACACAGTTTATCTTCTGGACCAGGACGGTCAGTTCTTGTGTCTACTACTCACACCACAGCAATGGGTAAAGCATCCCTATAGTGTGTGTGTGGATGATGAGAACAATCTTATTGTGGGACAACGTACCACCAATACAGTGACAGTGTACAAGTATCTACAGTGAACATTACGTATCCAATAACAACAACTTTGTTACAGTGTACAACTTTTGGTATCTACAGTGTTTATTGAAATacacatttatataattatatcagcCACGTAACTGTCAGTGTATGTTCCTTTAGTATTGATTAATGGATTAATTTCATCGCTGAAGAATTGACAGTTAAACACACATGTACTAACACTATTTGTTTGTAGTATAATCACACGTACATGTCAAGAAATCAAAGTCTGttatttacgaaaataaaaaattcacaccagaaattttaaaacatagttttaggtcaatcatttaaaaattcttaaccggtggatgaattttgattttaaagaacTTTTATTCACAGTGATATTGACAGGTGTCCAATGCACCCCAATCTGTGCACATGTGTTACAAGATAGCACACTTTTCCcattcttattctttttaaacattttatttcaatgtttctCTTAGTGTGTGGAGATGACCTGTTTTTAATGTCCGAGTCTAAGGAAGGCCTTTTAAACATGCTTGATAATTTGCATGTTTATTGCaaaagttgaaatattttattctgtcccaagatatttatgcagcacatttagACTATTTTTAATTAAGATACACATACTTGTGAAAGAAAAGCAACTCAAAGcaatgaaagggaaaatatccaagatatgtTTATAGACACactatcatttttcactcggaaaaaaatcacaggaactaaaacaaatatatttcttacatttttctataatggaaaatgtatacattttttctccattcgTTATTCACTCCTAATACCTCGTTATTTCAATGTTATTATCCGGgtactttcaatttttttttttgcaacgCAAAATGTCCGTAGCCTGTTTATTtctagccgtgtattgaaacctaacAAGCTAGAAGGGGTGTTAATAATTTCAAAAGGGAATCTTGCGATTTTTtaatactattgaatgaacattgtctgaatcaagaggtatttataaatatcgaataatttatgaaaatgttcgGCATAAATGTCTTGGGACAGGCTATAATTAAAAACGTGGCTAAAACAAAAGTTGTTGCATTTCGggggaaaaaaatctaaaagtgatacatgtatattgttttaataaacaatCGGTTGGTTTTggcaatatttattcatttttagaaGTTTTTCAGCCCATTTTAAGTTATCTAatgtgaaatgaaaattatatttaacaatttagatAGACGGAATCGCGGAATTCGATATAAAACTGACAAAACCGTATAAAGCAGTCATGTACATTCAccacattttaacattttttaccgCGCTTAGTAATTTTGTCTTGTCATACAGTGGCGTAGCTGCCGTTAGGCACGTGCCTACACATTATTTTAagatcaaaaattaaaaatgttaaaaaaaaataacacacagCAAATATCTATTATTACTATTGTTTGAcgtcacacacacacacacacacacacacacacacacacacacacacacacacacacgcacgcacgcacgcgcgtgcgtgcgtgcgtgtgtgtgtgtgtgtcaaaCCATGTTGCGATCTCAACTATCATTGCCAAATTTGCGGCCAATAAAAATAGACGGCTTGACTTCGTGTAACATCATGTACAACtatgttattaaaaaacaaagtaatatttctgttttctaattttaatttacaaatgttGAGTGGGTCTGAAgcatttgtttattcatttttaaaaattatatagacgTTTTGAGATGCCGACATTTAAAATGCACTGCAAATGCGCATGTCATAATATGCATACTCGCAAGTTTGAATGGCCTTATATtggtaataaaaaaatgaataaggaTTGTGTTTAACTTAAGCTCTTagatttctattaaaaaaggtATGTTATGCTCTACAAGTAAGTAAGGaatggaaaattaatttttgacttCATTACAGCCGGGCACGTGATTAAAATCAATAAGTCCCGGAGGGCTTTATGATATAATTGATCACGTACCGACAGTAATAACCAAAAAACCCAAAGACGTCAAAGGATGATTCCTTAATACATATGTTAACATCAGTTTTTATTTCCTATACCTACAActaaaattattcatatttttacatatctTATATCATGCTAACCCCGCTTGTGCCCAAACAGTTTATTGTATTTGATACATAGCACACTATAGATTGCTCTTTTTTAATTGAGtgaagggaggggggggggggggtaattttgttCGCCGGGCGGTGGGGGTGTTTCCGGTATATGGTTCATTTTCAGCTACTTACCAATAAGAATTGaattactttcaaattttaaatttttagtgAGGGCAGGGatccaccccctccccccccccaccacccaCCCACCCAGATCCGCGCATGAGCCTAATATAGGTTactaattttcaaaactttacttttgtatcataagataaatttatcttcttttcacagttttttttttaagttttaaacattGCAGACTGTGTATCTGACATCTTcagtttttacaaaaacaatttagaaaaagatgaaatatctatatggttttttttttcaatctggaTTCTAAAAATATtccaggggttttttttcaggacTGATACCCATTAATATGATAAAACGACAATGCATAAACGGCTTTTGAAAATGTACAAGCAACTTAACGtcactaaattttttttattttaaaaccaatgATTTAACACATGGTTTTGTGTGGCGGTTATGAATAAAGATCAGTGATCCCTATAAACCGAACTGACCGCTATTCATTACCCCAAATGGCCGACAGACTTATAGAATATTAccttttgaaagtttaaatgcTGATAAATTTGCCACCGtaaaatgtaaagaaatgtGACTTGATTCCTGATATTTATTAAGATAATCCTTGGGCATTTAAATGTAATTCCTTCGTTGTATCGATCTCGGGGAACCCCAATGCATTATTCAGTATGGTGGCCGCCATCTTTGTTTACGAGTCGTATCCAACCACTGGTCGTAACAGACAGCAAAAAAATGAAACCAACATGATTCTATGAAGATTTCGTGTAATCTTAAGGTAAATGGTCTACTGTCTTCCACTGTTAGCATTCGTATTCATTTAGATGTATTTTGACAACTGGCTTGTTCAAGTTGTTTTGGTATGTAAAGCGGTTAGAAACACACACATGTAATTAATTTACCTTGCCCCAGTTTTAAACGTTTTAAAGAATGCACCAACAATGGACAACACTATCATTTCGataacatctctctctctctctctctctctctctctctctctctctctctctctctctctctctctctctctctctctctctcctattACGCCATGCATTGCAACTGTACATTTATTGTAAAgttaaaaaaccaaacaaaaaatttaTAGTTCATTCAACATATTGATTTTAtcggttttttaaatttacaattcatGGTGCAATGGCATTTATGAAGTCTGTTCTACCGTAGTTAAAATCTCTGTTTTTAGGACGTTTTCTTCAATTTACGTAAGAATAagtaaaacatgaataaaataaaaccgaAAATCAATATTGATTCATTATTCACCTTTTTCGAGACTTCCTTTAAACCACCAGCTATCGCTATATACATGCATCACCTCTGTTTTGGTGTGGGGCCTGAAACTATGCATCTTTAAgtatcatttgaaatttaaatgtcCTTTCTGAACATTATCAGTCGGGCAAACAGGTTGTTTTCATCACTTGGTTATGATCATATCGAACAGACTGGTTTTATAACGTGTTGTCATCCTTTTTAAGTGGATTTGTTTTTCACATAATTTGAAAATGGCATGGTGGGAGACACTAATCTTCTTTTTCAAacttattgtaaaattatttatatgttttgaaaACGATTTATTTTATCTCAATACTTCTTTTTCGTACATTTTGGCAGGTATTCCCGAAAAATGGCAGAGAGCCAAGCTTTGGAGGACTTCATGACCGGAAATGACGTACCGAGTAACCTCCCGTACCTCCACCTCTCGTTCTTCGTCCACAGTTTCGTTCCACGCCGTTACGTAGAAACTCTTGTGCCGACCAAAACACAAACGGTCGTTGGGAGCTTCGCGGAAGGACTGCGACTTCCTGCGTTTGTAGTTTTAAAACCGGACGGAACGTTTGCGAAGAAATGCCTGACTAAAGAACCCACTGTGACGTTTTTCCATATAAAAGACGTCAAAATTGCACTACCTTCTGTCACCGATGCTGATTCATGTCATTACGTCATCTCCCAGGAAAACGTGCATGCCGGGCATTGCCGTTTAAAAGTCCTTCAAAATGGAAGTAACGAAAATGAACAAGATTtgtctgtaaataaaaaaggtATTATATATTTAGGCAGCAGTCTATCAAAGAAGAAGTTCCAGACCAAAATCTCCTCTAACAAAAAAGCGATAGATTCCATGCTAGGCACATTGCTGAATTCCGGAACCGGAAATGGTCTtgacatgaaattttcagatatatttACCGGAATTCCTGAGGATTCCTTGGACCTCCGTCGTCCTTTTACCTCTCAGGGTCTCCGAGGTGTCTTACTCAGCGCACGACAGGACCGGTTTAAACAACAGTCAGCAAGCGATCAGACTGGTCTAATTCAAGAAGTAGAGCAGTCAGAGGTGACTCATGAACTGGCGATCCTTTATCCCGGATGGCCAACACAAGCAGACGAATGGGTATCTAGAAGACGTCTGCAAAATTGGCCCTCAGAGAGCGGAGTGGAAAAGGTTACGTCGATGGGCTGCCATATCGTTCCGACACCTCACTGCAAAAGCTCTCAATCCGACATTGAATGGCGGTTATCGTTTGCCCTTGCGGAAAAGACTTTGATCATGGAAGAACTTGCCGACTCCCAAAGACAATGCTTTCTAATGTTCAATATGCTCTGTGTTCACGTTATATCAGAAGGCATGATACACCAGCATCACATACGTTCCATCTTTTTTTACGCATGCGAAAACCTGAGTTCTAGTCTCTGGCATAAGAATCCGGCCTACTGTGTGTTGTATCTTTTAGACCAGTTGTTGGATGcagtgaaacaaaaattcctgcCGGACTATTTCGTCAAGAAAAATAATCTGCTAGACTTTTTATCAGATCTGCAGTCCTCCCAGCTAGAGAGAAGGTTTACAACGATCCGAAGGCGTCCCTTAGAGGAACTATTTTCTCTCGCGGAGAACTACACAATTTTGGATGTCTTTCCCTACAATACAGAAGTAAAGAAGATGTTTGCTCAGGTTCTGGCGGACGCGAAAGGATACAAGTCCAGTGCCCAGGCCAAGAAAACGGTTGAAAGTTTTATGATAGTGTGTAATGGGTTATGCAATGGATTTTACCACGAATATGGTTTCGAACATTGTGCTGCAATTTTCGAAGATGTCATTGATAACTTCGTGGTCCCTATTTATGGTAAGACCGACGCCGATAAGCAGCGCGACTACATTCCTCATCTTTTGAATGAAAAGAACATCGAATTCAGCAACGTTCTAGAGATAGAAGAGATTTGGAAACCGATTACATTCTGTCGGTTTCTGATAACTAGATATGTGGATGGAAAAAAGGGGGCTGGGCTGTATGAGCACTTGGCTTGTCTCTATCATGCAGCATCGTGTGTATTTAAGGCCAACAAAAAAGATCTGATACAGAAAGCCGACGCCATGTTTCAAGAAGCTTTGAATCGAGAGGGCGAAGGTCACGGCGCAGGCTTATTTGTAGAATACGGTCACTTTCTCTGTGTTTGTGAGAAATACACAGACgcaatcaaaattttaagacGGGCTGTAGAATCTGAAATGGACAGTCCCACGAGTGTTAATTACTACGGTAAGATGGAATCGATAACTATGGACGAGAACATACAAAGGGAGATAAACGCCACCGGAAGTCTGGAACTCCTGTCCGTGATATACGCATATTATTTGTTGATTCAGTGCTATGTCCAAACCAAACAGGAAGCGGATCTGATCACCACTGTGCAGGACATGGAATCAATGTGTGACCGGGTGAAGGACCCCAAGGCTTATTCGCTGTTGGGATACAGTCTTCTACGGACCAAAGATAAACAGAAGGCCCTGGGTGCATTTAAATGTGCGCTGGATCTTGATCCCAAATACAAACTAGCGAAAGAACACGTAGCAAAACACAAGAAGAAAAAGTAGCCGTGGCCATATTGTAGAGTTATAGGGTGTCTGTGTTCCTGTATTTTGACATGATTGGTAATAAATGTTGATTGTTTAGAGTATGCATGATTTGATATTGTACAATTCGTAATCAATACACATATTATAACATTGGCATTATTTCATtgtgttgtttatttaatatatcatttttttatcaatttagggATGCACATgcttataaaatcatttttgtacacaatctaaaaatgttattttaaaacctTTTCAATGTGTTCAATTtgtattgttgatattttttataagttttagACATCCTTAATTTCGACTTTCACTGACATGACAACaggttttaatattttctcaaatctgCGCATGATCagtcaatttattttaaatcactttAAATCGAGGGTTTTTTGTGCGGTTTAATTTTTTCGTGCACTGTAGCGAAGCATTAAATAAGTTTTGCAATGCAAAGACGCATttacataatataaaatacaaatgtacgtCATCATATCTGAAATCCCTGTGTCATGCGAAAATTGGAGACAGGATAGATGATAATTTATGGTTTCCAGTTCAAGATGACACGGGACACCTGTTTATATTAACGTGGATAAGAGTGcattataataatcaaaatacccccaccggtttaaatttttttttaaagttttacaatgaTTGACCAATaaatatgtttcaattttttttgaaaacgtaaaaattgtaaaagcctCAGCGGTATTCGAATTCAAGACTAAAATATTCGTAGTTAACACTTCAACCATTGCACTACGCTGTAAGGTAACACTAgtaggaaagaaaaaaaatacttggtttttttgtttgttaaatttgATAGGGAGAACGTCACAATTTAGAGGTGTTCCATATAATAGGAAGGTCATATCAAGTAAAATTTACCTGATTAAGAAGGCGGAAGGAGTGAAGCCCTTTTTTAATCACGTAAATTCTACTTAATATGATCAAATCGCAGCCTATCAGGCCTTTCCGGCAGACGTCTGGAAAGGCTCTCTCAGCTGTCAATCAAAACGCGATGTCGCTGTGAACTTAGAGACATTCTTAACTattgaatcaaagtactgacgggagttgattttatcgattattatttatctcaaaatcaacgatatgttattttgcttggcaagtagtttataatctctatttgaattacgcacaattttataatatggagtctcggacttttccgacaagatctagaatttcgagaaaacctcttatgaatcattaaaaaatagaattgatttcatcaaactatgtatcggtattcgaaatatttcaaaaagtgtatggatccaaccaataatgaactctagtctcgttcaatcagatgatcggctgtctccgttaatctccgacaagtaagagataccaggtcacgtgatagcttgatgatgcgacctctaaatatagactgactctctgcttgtcggagatgtacggagacagccgatggttgaacgagactatattgaactctggcgtaggaatacatacgactgcaaaaaaactaaattgttcgtactaaattgtcgtactatttaaaatctgactatttcttaggtatttataaataagtttcctttataaaaaatgcctcagcgtacattacatcgaatttatcgattattttcaagaactaactcttgtcagcggtgatgatttgtgcttaggtccaaacactgtttctgtttcggtttgccagagtaactgcataggagagttgattaaaatcaactcccaaaaacatAAGTAAGTACTTGGATGTCACaggttggcgatatttgagatcttatgagattttttataatttgattgcaattttctcgcatgttaacatagttatgttgcatgttaacatagttatgttgcatgttaacataactatcttgcatgtcaacatatttatcttgcatgtcaacatatttgaaagaaaaacagtcaagcattctgagaaaatacacgtcccctaccggtttgtattattctatgaaagcttccaagcacacaactatttcagagctattgtaaacgagatgtcatgctttaatcagagataaaagaacagagaaaattaaaactatatagttgatatagaaattaaataggaaatatgtaaaataatactctttatttcatctcctgtaatttcgccaagtctattctgtattcgctggtaaaaatttgtgaaaacaatgcactgttatgcacaatatcatttcttaccgtcttctgtaccccgaatcaaaccaaacagttaaacagcccaacccgacaacgaacccgattgtaataataatacaaaaaaaccctgccgattaaatttacaacacaatgcttgacactattttatagaattcatttgtttgttagaaatgataaaaggtatggtacaggaaaaggaatggtacaagtaacgcacagtatactgactacatactg
The window above is part of the Magallana gigas chromosome 10, xbMagGiga1.1, whole genome shotgun sequence genome. Proteins encoded here:
- the LOC105325402 gene encoding uncharacterized protein isoform X2: MAESQALEDFMTGNDVPSNLPYLHLSFFVHSFVPRRYVETLVPTKTQTVVGSFAEGLRLPAFVVLKPDGTFAKKCLTKEPTVTFFHIKDVKIALPSVTDADSCHYVISQENVHAGHCRLKVLQNGSNENEQDLSVNKKGIIYLGSSLSKKKFQTKISSNKKAIDSMLGTLLNSGTGNGLDMKFSDIFTGIPEDSLDLRRPFTSQGLRGVLLSARQDRFKQQSASDQTGLIQEVEQSEVTHELAILYPGWPTQADEWVSRRRLQNWPSESGVEKVTSMGCHIVPTPHCKSSQSDIEWRLSFALAEKTLIMEELADSQRQCFLMFNMLCVHVISEGMIHQHHIRSIFFYACENLSSSLWHKNPAYCVLYLLDQLLDAVKQKFLPDYFVKKNNLLDFLSDLQSSQLERRFTTIRRRPLEELFSLAENYTILDVFPYNTEVKKMFAQVLADAKGYKSSAQAKKTVESFMIVCNGLCNGFYHEYGFEHCAAIFEDVIDNFVVPIYGKTDADKQRDYIPHLLNEKNIEFSNVLEIEEIWKPITFCRFLITRYVDGKKGAGLYEHLACLYHAASCVFKANKKDLIQKADAMFQEALNREGEGHGAGLFVEYGHFLCVCEKYTDAIKILRRAVESEMDSPTSVNYYGKMESITMDENIQREINATGSLELLSVIYAYYLLIQCYVQTKQEADLITTVQDMESMCDRVKDPKAYSLLGYSLLRTKDKQKALGAFKCALDLDPKYKLAKEHVAKHKKKK
- the LOC105325402 gene encoding uncharacterized protein isoform X1, whose protein sequence is MAWYSRKMAESQALEDFMTGNDVPSNLPYLHLSFFVHSFVPRRYVETLVPTKTQTVVGSFAEGLRLPAFVVLKPDGTFAKKCLTKEPTVTFFHIKDVKIALPSVTDADSCHYVISQENVHAGHCRLKVLQNGSNENEQDLSVNKKGIIYLGSSLSKKKFQTKISSNKKAIDSMLGTLLNSGTGNGLDMKFSDIFTGIPEDSLDLRRPFTSQGLRGVLLSARQDRFKQQSASDQTGLIQEVEQSEVTHELAILYPGWPTQADEWVSRRRLQNWPSESGVEKVTSMGCHIVPTPHCKSSQSDIEWRLSFALAEKTLIMEELADSQRQCFLMFNMLCVHVISEGMIHQHHIRSIFFYACENLSSSLWHKNPAYCVLYLLDQLLDAVKQKFLPDYFVKKNNLLDFLSDLQSSQLERRFTTIRRRPLEELFSLAENYTILDVFPYNTEVKKMFAQVLADAKGYKSSAQAKKTVESFMIVCNGLCNGFYHEYGFEHCAAIFEDVIDNFVVPIYGKTDADKQRDYIPHLLNEKNIEFSNVLEIEEIWKPITFCRFLITRYVDGKKGAGLYEHLACLYHAASCVFKANKKDLIQKADAMFQEALNREGEGHGAGLFVEYGHFLCVCEKYTDAIKILRRAVESEMDSPTSVNYYGKMESITMDENIQREINATGSLELLSVIYAYYLLIQCYVQTKQEADLITTVQDMESMCDRVKDPKAYSLLGYSLLRTKDKQKALGAFKCALDLDPKYKLAKEHVAKHKKKK
- the LOC105325403 gene encoding E3 ubiquitin-protein ligase TRIM45-like, which codes for MALSESQIPPDAQHYLVCGTEDCEKSCQFYCNNCHQQMCEQCRNDHQKNKKTKNHEVVPYKQRKRQHPVEKCKIHSTKDIDLLCEECQIPLCYKCATTKEHRGHAFTDLEMVFDEKVSQCQEEIAKIRNHLDPTSQDLKKEIAGDVTEIKKIMEGLRRSMKAEAESLKNLVDTVTSDNIEQVNKIEQSILETLNGQSLEIEAYMNYLNDLIKTFYGYLSPSNIEQLTFALKSKNVIIRPIPETSKPVTPVFTAGQYSKEDVAMLLGRIQVPNTKPEHRKIKTIETASILLKHTVKQRESDVKPTLSMSSSVTKVREYKVPGVDRVCHVSLGKSGRLWASGVDGKLVQTDLQGNQLQKIETSGNDRGYHTVTQDEDLIYTDRDKKVINRITPDNTITEFIKTGDWKPLSIHSSHINGDILVGMHIALRGKVTRYNKTGKEIQNVERNNKGQELYSYPRYITENINGDICTSDSLQCAVVVVNKSGKHRFSYTGQGPMFSPRGVCTDLLGHILVCDYYSDTVYLLDQDGQFLCLLLTPQQWVKHPYSVCVDDENNLIVGQRTTNTVTVYKYLQ